A single genomic interval of Lathyrus oleraceus cultivar Zhongwan6 chromosome 7, CAAS_Psat_ZW6_1.0, whole genome shotgun sequence harbors:
- the LOC127107191 gene encoding 26S proteasome non-ATPase regulatory subunit 8 homolog A: MDPKLTEISQLFDRFKAAFLRNDFDSSSNLLSQLKVLLTGFRSLPPLFADTPNAIQELTIARDIYEHAVVLSVKIEDQDAFERDFFQLKPYYTDARNRLPQSPQEYPILGLNLLRLLVQNRIAEFHTELELLSSTALENPCIKHAVELEQSFMEGAYNRVLSARQTVPHETYAYFMDLLAKTIRDEIAGCSEKAYDYLSINDAKQILLFSKDQELLEYIKEEHPEWEIKNGSVFFQKAKDSAPCKEIPSLQLINQTLSYARELERIV, translated from the exons ATGGATCCAAAATTAACCGAGATTTCTCAGCTCTTCGATCGATTTAAGGCTGCGTTTCTCAGAAACGACTTTGATTCCAGTTCCAATCTCCTTTCCCAGCTTAAG GTGTTACTGACAGGGTTCAGAAGTCTTCCACCATTGTTTGCAGATACACCTAATGCTATTCAGGAGTTAACAATAGCAA GGGATATATATGAGCATGCTGTTGTCCTCAGTGTAAAAATAGAGGATCAAGATGCATTTGAAAGGGATTTCTTCCAGTTGAAACCTTATTATACAGATGCTCG CAATCGCCTTCCACAATCTCCTCAGGAGTACCCAATACTTGGTCTCAACCTGCTGAGACTACTTGTGCAGAATAGGATAGCTGAATTTCATACTGAGTTGGAATTACTTTCGTCCACTGCTCTAGAGAATCCTTGTATTAAGCATGCCGTGGAGTTGGAGCAATCTTTTATGGAAGGGGCTTACAACCGTGTCTTGAGTGCTCGGCAGACTGTGCCACATGAAACATATGCTTACTTCATGGATCTTTTGGCTAAGACAATCAG AGATGAGATAGCAGGATGCAGTGAAAAGGCATATGACTATCTTTCAATTAATGATGCTAAGCAAATATTGCTGTTCTCCAAAGACCAGGAGCTCTTGGAGTATATTAAAGAG GAGCACCCTGAGTGGGAAATTAAGAACGGTTCTGTCTTCTTTCAAAAGGCAAAAGACTCTGCACCTTGCAAAGAAATACCATCTCTGCAACTCATCAACCAAACACTTAGTTATGCTAGGGAGTTAGAGAGGATTGTCTGA
- the LOC127107192 gene encoding F-box/LRR-repeat protein 3, producing the protein MGNMISSSSSIQTRTKTMTMLSSSSLQTRTKTVTMLSSNVYLPDECWEYIFKFLINHDTNDIHSHLKPLSIVSKQFLSVTNRLRTSLTVYNPTCQLFRRFSNISSLSLSSFYDGLFGRFSNISSLNLSSYYDGDLDDILLQISGFPLKITSLNLSNQLKIPTKGLRAFSKNITTLTSLKCSNIATLYDTDMFFIADCFPLLEELDLSHPTRFKYDKTAFLFAQDLSLALSKLRKVNLSHNYFISDELIFHLFKNCKLLQEVSITNCWGITLSGIAAALRERPTLRSFSSCYSLSWCFSDPLTSPFIHSLVSLKGLTSLNLFAWRISDELLSSIAMEGLPLTRLDLPNCKGYSYTGLFTLLSKSPRIQYLNLKEARFLNDQRVAELSLFLGDLMSIDLSRCERLTEAAMFSLVSKCPSLIEIKMEFMSIGKESVRNSNSSMDCIVNSPLKSLYLAFCKGLQDETIERFSSIFSNLQLLDLYSCQFIYDEGIDQVLRRFRNIRHLNLANCSRVDLLVGMNFELPKLEVLNLSCTTVNDETLCAISKGCRGILQLNLGNCHYVTWKGVKYVVEKCTQLREINLKNCRKVHDKFSSMLSSSPFLRKIIAPPHFSRVMDAVFTSILKVLY; encoded by the coding sequence ATGGGTAATATgatttcttcttcttcctccatACAAACTAGAACCAAAACCATGACAATGCTTTCTTCTTCCTCCTTACAAACTAGAACCAAAACAGTAACTATGCTTTCAAGTAATGTTTATTTACCAGATGAATGTTGGGAATATATCTTCAAATTCCTTATCAACCACGACACCAACGACATCCACAGTCATCTGAAGCCTCTTTCCATCGTATCCAAACAGTTTCTCTCCGTCACAAATCGTCTTCGAACATCTCTCACTGTCTATAATCCAACATGCCAGCTCTTCCGTAGATTCTCCAACATCTCCTCCCTCAGTCTATCCTCCTTCTACGACGGCCTCTTCGGTAGATTCTCCAACATCTCCTCCCTTAACCTATCATCCTACTACGATGGTGATCTCGACGATATTCTCCTCCAAATCTCTGGATTTCCATTGAAAATCACATCACTCAATCTATCTAACCAACTCAAGATTCCAACGAAAGGATTGCGAGCTTTCTCCAAAAACATTACAACTTTGACATCTCTCAAATGTTCCAACATTGCTACTCTTTATGACACCGACATGTTTTTCATTGCCGATTGCTTCCCTTTGCTCGAAGAACTTGACCTCAGTCACCCTACTCGCTTCAAATATGACAAAACTGCATTCCTCTTTGCACAGGATCTTTCATTGGCACTGTCCAAACTCCGCAAAGTTAACCTCTCTCATAATTACTTTATCTCCGACGAATTAATATTCCACTTGTTCAAGAACTGTAAGCTTCTCCAAGAGGTTAGCATCACTAATTGTTGGGGCATAACCCTGTCTGGCATTGCAGCTGCTCTCCGCGAGAGGCCAACATTGAGGTCTTTTTCTTCTTGCTATTCCTTATCATGGTGCTTTTCCGACCCCCTTACTTCACCTTTCATTCACTCATTGGTGAGTTTGAAGGGTTTGACTTCACTTAATTTGTTCGCTTGGAGGATATCGGATGAGTTGCTCTCCTCTATTGCAATGGAGGGTCTTCCTTTGACAAGGCTTGATCTCCCAAATTGTAAAGGCTATAGTTATACCGGACTATTTACTTTGCTATCCAAGTCTCCACGTATACAATATTTGAATCTTAAAGAGGCTCGTTTTTTGAATGATCAACGTGTTGCCGAGTTGTCTTTATTTCTTGGTGATTTAATGTCTATAGACCTTAGTCGTTGTGAAAGACTCACAGAAGCAGCCATGTTTTCACTAGTTAGTAAATGTCCTTCACTTATTGAGATCAAAATGGAATTCATGTCTATTGGAAAAGAGAGTGTAAGGAATTCTAATTCTTCGATGGATTGTATTGTAAACTCTCCATTAAAGTCTCTCTATTTGGCATTTTGTAAAGGGTTACAAGATGAAACTATCGAAAGGTTTTCTTCCATTTTCTCCAATTTGCAGCTACTTGATTTGTATTCTTGCCAATTTATATATGATGAAGGTATCGATCAAGTGTTAAGGAGATTTCGTAACATTAGACATTTGAACTTAGCCAATTGTTCAAGAGTGGACCTACTTGTTGGAATGAACTTTGAACTTCCTAAATTGGAGGTGTTGAATTTGTCATGTACAACGGTTAACGATGAAACACTCTGTGCAATCTCAAAGGGTTGTCGTGGGATTTTGCAATTGAACCTTGGAAATTGTCATTATGTCACATGGAAAGGGGTGAAATATGTGGTTGAAAAATGCACACAACTAAGAGAGATCAATTTGAAGAATTGTCGTAAAGTGCATGATAAATTTTCCTCGATGTTATCATCAAGCCCATTTTTAAGAAAGATAATTGCTCCACCTCATTTTTCTCGGGTCATGGATGCCGTATTTACTAGCATTCTAAAAGTACTCTATTGA
- the LOC127104892 gene encoding uncharacterized protein LOC127104892, with product MIKPSVVVENIMDAWNAKAQRRLDAWFLQVCKNSEFFEDIVMSNRSQLTHHGIASAIRERPTLKSLSISWMSSNDDISSHFINSLVSLKDLACLDLSYSLISDDLLSSIATGGIPLKKLVLQYSRGYSYVLNLSNCTNISEEGIFHVLRRCCKIRLLNLASCLQVKLHGMNFEVPQLKVLNLSNTNVDDETLCVVSKNCSGLLQLILQNCDDITKEGIKHVLNNCTQLREINLMYCCKLVLNIVDEMIFSRPSLRKITVSSCNIFNNKKFGDKKRRFFSRHGCLLF from the exons ATGATAAAACCTAGTGTGGTGGTGGAAAATATAATGGATGCATGGAATG cgaaggctcagcgaaggctcgaTGCATGGTTTTTACAAGTATGTAAGAATTCTGAGTTTTTTGAAGATATTGTGATGTCGAACCGTTCACAATTAACTCATCACGGCATTGCTTCTGCCATCCGTGAGAGACCAACTTTGAAGTCTCTATCAATTAGTTGGATGTCTAGCAACGATGACATTAGTTCACACTTTATTAACTCTCTGGTGAGTTTGAAGGACTTAGCTTGTCTTGATTTGTCATATTCGCTTATCTCCGATGATTTGCTTTCCTCTATTGCAACCGGAGGTATTCCTTTGAAAAAGCTTGTCCTTCAATATTCTCGTGGATATAGTTATG TTCTTAATTTGAGTAATTGCACTAACATATCGGAAGAAGGTATTTTTCATGTTTTGAGGAGATGTTGTAAGATTAGACTTTTGAACTTAGCTAGCTGTTTACAAGTGAAGCTGCATGGAATGAACTTTGAAGTTCCTCAATTGAAGGTGTTGAACTTATCAAATACAAATGTTGACGATGAAACACTTTGTGTGGTCTCAAAGAATTGTTCTGGACTTTTGCAACTGATACTACAAAATTGTGATGATATTACAAAGGAGGGAATCAAGCATGTGCTAAATAACTGCACGCAACTCAGAGAGATCAATTTGATGTATTGTTGTAAATTGGTTCTTAATATTGTTGACGAAATGATATTTTCAAGGCCATCATTGAGAAAGATAACCGTTTCATCTTGCAACATCTTCAATAACAAAAAGTTCGGTGACAAAAAGAGAAGATTCTTTTCGCGTCATGGATGTCTTTTGTTCTAG